Proteins from one Brevibacillus humidisoli genomic window:
- a CDS encoding ABC transporter permease subunit: MKKWLLYVLIGLILYAFPWIFPNSYLVHLAQGFLYTYIVVVGLNLLVGLSGQLSLGHAGFFAIGAYVTALCTQAGIPFVISLLVGMAACALTGAVVAMLSLRAKGPYLAMVTIAFGLLIEIVANRWVDVTGGPAGLYLEEPNLFGLTLGVVEYYWFMGLLTLVIAVLVDNLFTSRFGRTFRAMGNSEVAAATVGVNVRNWKVLAFAISALIAGVGGALFAFQNAYFNSDSFTFDKSILFLVGVIVGGAGTRLGPVVGTVIIFLLPQWVQSLYDYHLLIFGGILLFSLIVLPDGIVGGLNRLLSRRIQQVPRAAVQHTTAQETSDHVHWASERRETVLAMEQAVMEFDGYRAVDEVSLELKGPEVRGLIGPNGSGKSTTVNVLTGVYVPTAGQILWNGADVTSYAPHQMAAVGITRTFQNLQLFGEMTVLQNVLVGFHIHYRTGFWSNLLHTAGFKREEKQFEQEALRLLSFVGMADKADETAANLSYGEQRLIEIARAMAVKPQLLILDEPAAGASHYEVEKIMKVIRNLKQVGISIILVEHHMEIVMNVCDQITVLDFGKKIAEGDPEQIQNHPQVIEAYLGGEEVSKLVVGK; the protein is encoded by the coding sequence ATGAAGAAATGGCTGCTCTATGTACTGATCGGTCTTATCCTATACGCCTTCCCTTGGATCTTTCCTAATTCGTATCTCGTCCATCTGGCGCAGGGATTTCTTTACACGTACATCGTTGTGGTCGGACTTAACCTGCTGGTTGGCCTATCAGGACAGTTGTCACTGGGTCATGCCGGTTTTTTCGCAATCGGGGCGTATGTGACAGCATTGTGCACACAGGCAGGGATACCGTTTGTGATCAGTCTGCTGGTCGGAATGGCCGCTTGTGCGCTGACGGGCGCTGTTGTAGCGATGCTTTCCTTGCGGGCAAAGGGCCCTTATCTGGCGATGGTGACCATCGCTTTCGGCCTGCTGATCGAAATCGTAGCCAATCGTTGGGTGGACGTTACGGGAGGGCCAGCCGGTCTCTACCTGGAAGAGCCCAACTTGTTCGGTCTCACGCTGGGCGTCGTTGAGTATTACTGGTTTATGGGGCTGCTGACGCTGGTTATCGCAGTTCTCGTTGACAACTTGTTTACCTCCCGCTTCGGCAGAACTTTTCGGGCGATGGGCAACAGTGAGGTAGCAGCGGCAACAGTGGGCGTAAACGTGCGCAATTGGAAGGTACTTGCTTTTGCGATCAGTGCCCTGATCGCCGGTGTCGGCGGTGCTCTGTTCGCTTTTCAGAATGCTTACTTCAACAGCGATTCGTTTACGTTTGACAAATCGATTCTGTTTCTGGTCGGCGTGATCGTCGGTGGTGCGGGGACCCGTCTCGGGCCGGTAGTGGGTACGGTCATCATCTTCCTTTTGCCGCAATGGGTGCAAAGTTTGTACGATTACCATCTGTTGATCTTTGGCGGGATTCTGTTGTTCAGTCTGATTGTCCTGCCAGATGGGATCGTCGGTGGATTGAATCGTTTGTTGTCACGTCGCATCCAACAGGTTCCACGTGCTGCTGTTCAACATACCACGGCGCAGGAAACGTCCGATCACGTACACTGGGCCTCAGAACGGCGGGAAACAGTCCTTGCCATGGAGCAAGCAGTCATGGAGTTTGACGGCTACCGGGCTGTCGATGAGGTAAGCCTGGAGTTGAAAGGACCAGAAGTGCGCGGTTTGATTGGTCCCAATGGTTCCGGGAAAAGTACTACGGTTAATGTATTGACCGGTGTTTACGTCCCCACAGCAGGACAGATCCTCTGGAATGGAGCAGATGTAACGTCTTATGCTCCGCACCAAATGGCGGCAGTAGGCATCACGCGCACGTTTCAGAACCTGCAGCTGTTTGGCGAGATGACGGTACTGCAGAATGTGCTGGTCGGGTTTCACATCCATTATCGGACGGGTTTTTGGTCCAACTTGCTGCACACAGCCGGCTTTAAACGGGAAGAGAAGCAGTTTGAACAGGAAGCGCTTCGTCTGCTCTCGTTTGTCGGCATGGCCGATAAAGCCGATGAGACAGCAGCCAATCTCTCATACGGTGAGCAGCGCCTGATCGAGATCGCAAGGGCGATGGCTGTCAAGCCGCAGCTGCTGATCCTGGATGAACCGGCTGCCGGTGCCAGTCATTACGAAGTAGAGAAAATCATGAAGGTGATTCGCAATCTGAAGCAAGTTGGCATTTCGATCATTCTGGTGGAACATCACATGGAGATCGTGATGAATGTCTGTGATCAAATCACAGTGCTCGACTTCGGCAAAAAGATTGCGGAAGGGGACCCCGAACAGATCCAGAACCATCCCCAAGTGATTGAAGCGTATCTCGGAGGAGAGGAGGTGAGCAAGCTTGTTGTCGGTAAGTAA